A region from the bacterium genome encodes:
- the dacB gene encoding D-alanyl-D-alanine carboxypeptidase/D-alanyl-D-alanine-endopeptidase, with amino-acid sequence MLSFYPIAKILRLKFTAVLALLFLLAGCAHKAPAPQPRLPAPEVIPVPSPPLPVLETLRPAPDRVAELRARLDRIIDSFEFQNALWGIKIVSLDRNEIWYERNTRTMMLPASNMKIVTAAAALIRLGPDFRYETRIETDGQIVNGRLTGNLIVVGSGDPAISSRMQNGNALSIFRDWAEELRAQGIRRIDGSIIGVDTYFDNQRIADGWPAHALNAPYAAQVSALQFNDNVIAVHVKPGRRGRLASVRLHPHNRYLRLQNRVVTRSGHSNRFVAYRQDNSNIIILRGRIGTRDRTDVRYITVHEPAGYFAAVLKETLENMGIRVRDSRRASKEEADSIISNPGQYRILFTHSSPPLGIIITEMMKSSHNLFADSIAKTIAAVDNEEGSFQGAEKAIRETLAPLGINPSELVMEDGSGLSGYDFVTPNLLAQILVGIYKGPLFPYFYDSLPVAGVDGTLKNRMVGTYAEGNVRAKTGFIGGVRSLSGYVKTRDGERLAFAVIANNFNFSLRGMDAAQEEICLELADFSRK; translated from the coding sequence ATGCTTTCGTTCTATCCGATTGCTAAGATTCTTCGGCTCAAGTTCACAGCGGTTCTGGCTCTCCTTTTTCTCCTGGCCGGTTGTGCGCATAAGGCTCCCGCTCCGCAGCCAAGACTTCCTGCGCCGGAAGTTATTCCGGTACCGTCGCCTCCGCTTCCGGTTTTGGAAACATTGCGACCAGCACCCGATCGCGTTGCGGAGTTGCGCGCGCGGCTGGACCGTATCATCGATTCATTTGAATTTCAAAACGCGTTGTGGGGTATCAAGATTGTCTCACTGGATAGAAATGAGATCTGGTACGAAAGAAACACCCGGACAATGATGTTGCCGGCATCGAACATGAAAATTGTAACGGCCGCTGCCGCTCTGATCAGGCTTGGGCCCGATTTTCGTTACGAGACCAGAATTGAAACGGACGGTCAAATTGTAAATGGAAGATTGACCGGCAACCTGATTGTTGTTGGATCCGGCGATCCGGCGATTTCATCGCGAATGCAAAACGGCAATGCACTGTCAATTTTCCGGGATTGGGCTGAAGAGCTACGCGCGCAGGGCATCCGCAGAATCGACGGCTCAATCATTGGTGTCGATACATATTTTGACAATCAACGGATTGCCGACGGCTGGCCGGCACACGCCTTAAACGCTCCCTACGCTGCTCAGGTTTCCGCTCTGCAATTTAACGACAATGTCATTGCTGTCCATGTCAAACCCGGCAGAAGAGGGAGGCTCGCCTCCGTACGTCTTCATCCTCACAACCGTTACCTGCGCCTGCAAAATCGCGTCGTCACCCGCTCCGGCCATTCCAACCGGTTTGTTGCTTACCGCCAGGACAATAGCAATATCATCATTCTGCGGGGAAGAATCGGCACAAGAGATCGAACGGATGTAAGGTACATTACGGTGCATGAACCGGCAGGCTATTTTGCAGCGGTGTTGAAAGAAACGCTGGAGAACATGGGCATTCGTGTTCGTGATTCCAGACGCGCTTCGAAAGAAGAAGCCGACTCAATCATAAGCAATCCCGGTCAGTATCGCATTTTGTTCACACACTCCTCCCCTCCTTTAGGAATTATCATCACGGAAATGATGAAGAGCAGTCATAACTTGTTTGCGGATTCAATCGCAAAAACGATTGCCGCGGTTGACAATGAAGAAGGAAGTTTCCAGGGCGCTGAAAAAGCAATCCGGGAAACTTTAGCTCCGTTAGGAATCAATCCTTCGGAACTGGTCATGGAAGACGGCTCAGGACTTTCCGGCTACGATTTCGTCACCCCAAATCTGTTGGCTCAAATTCTCGTTGGAATATATAAGGGACCTCTGTTTCCTTATTTTTATGATTCGTTACCGGTTGCAGGCGTAGATGGAACTTTGAAAAACAGAATGGTGGGGACCTATGCTGAAGGCAACGTCCGCGCAAAAACCGGATTCATAGGCGGCGTTCGCTCGCTATCCGGCTACGTTAAAACCAGAGACGGTGAGCGCCTGGCATTTGCGGTCATCGCGAACAATTTCAACTTTTCCCTCAGAGGAATGGATGCAGCCCAGGAGGAAATCTGCCTGGAACTTGCAGATTTCAGCCGAAAATAA